A genomic window from Brassica oleracea var. oleracea cultivar TO1000 chromosome C8, BOL, whole genome shotgun sequence includes:
- the LOC106307720 gene encoding transmembrane protein 120 homolog isoform X1, with amino-acid sequence MEVEEEVRRIVEQVKELHDSATSFVSSSSHEELSLRKRSSLVDASITRLHSILLSDKHHDPKLLEKLEEDLQRARCMLADGDTSSFLPSKPQGRFVRMFLGPVNVRASRKDIQLKVKEEYNSYRDRTALLFLVFPAILLTLRSYVWEGCLPAFPVQLYQAWLLFLYAGLAMRENILRANGSDIRSWWLYHHYCAMAMALVSLTWEIRGQPNCVQKQKGVRLFLQWAMMQGVAMLLQNRYQRQRLYTRIALGKAKRMDVVWGETAGVDGQLLLLCPILFTLQGFEAYVGLQLLRTALTGVVGEWQVLICGILLVVMAIGNFINTVETLMVKSRFKAKMKRSKSRAELD; translated from the exons ATGGAGGTTGAAGAAGAAGTGAGACGGATCGTGGAGCAGGTTAAGGAGCTTCACGACTCTGCGACCTCCTTCGTCTCTTCTTCTTCCCACGAAGAGCTCTCCCTCCGCAAGAGATCCTCCCTCGTTGACGCTTCAATCACCCGCCTACACTCCATCCTTCTCTCCGACAAACATCATGATCCCAAGCTTCTCGAAAAG CTAGAGGAGGATCTGCAACGGGCTAGGTGCATGCTTGCAGATGGAGACACTTCCTCTTTTCTCCCCTCCAAACCTCAAG GACGCTTTGTGAGGATGTTCTTAGGGCCAGTCAATGTTCGAGCCTCGAGGAAAGATATACAGCTTAAAGTCAAAGAAGAATACAATAGCTACAGA GATAGAACAGCTCTTCTTTTCCTTGTTTTCCCTGCAATACTTTTGACCCTAAGATCTTATGTATGGGAGGGATGTCTGCCTGCATTCCCTGTTCAGCTCTACCAG GCTTGGCTTCTGTTCCTTTATGCTGGTTTGGCTATGCGAGAGAACATTTTGAGAGCCAATGGGAGCGATATCCGTTCTTG GTGGCTTTATCATCATTACTGTGCCATGGCTATGGCCCTTGTCAGTCTCACATGGGAGATCAGAGGTCAACCAAATTGCGTTCAGAAGCAG AAAGGAGTCCGTCTTTTCCTCCAGTGGGCTATGATGCAAGGTGTTGCGATGCTTCTGCAAAACAGATATCAGCGCCAAAGATTATACACTCGCATTGCACTAGGAAAG GCTAAGAGGATGGACGTTGTATGGGGAGAAACGGCTGGAGTAGACGGGCAATTATTGCTGTTGTGTCCTATTTTGTTCACTCTACAG GGCTTTGAAGCATATGTTGGACTGCAGTTGCTCAGGACAGCACTAACTGGGGTAGTCGGCGAATGGCAG GTATTGATTTGTGGAATACTTCTGGTTGTGATGGCAATTGGAAATTTCATAAACACGGTAGAAACGTTGATGGTGAAGTCAAGGTTCAAGGCTAAGATGAAGCGAAGTAAAAGCAGAGCAGAGCTCGATTAA
- the LOC106307720 gene encoding transmembrane protein 120 homolog isoform X2 — translation MEVEEEVRRIVEQVKELHDSATSFVSSSSHEELSLRKRSSLVDASITRLHSILLSDKHHDPKLLEKLEEDLQRARCMLADGDTSSFLPSKPQGRFVRMFLGPVNVRASRKDIQLKVKEEYNSYRDRTALLFLVFPAILLTLRSYVWEGCLPAFPVQLYQAWLLFLYAGLAMRENILRANGSDIRSWWLYHHYCAMAMALVSLTWEIRGQPNCVQKQKGVRLFLQWAMMQGVAMLLQNRYQRQRLYTRIALGKAKRMDVVWGETAGVDGQLLLLCPILFTLQLRALKHMLDCSCSGQH, via the exons ATGGAGGTTGAAGAAGAAGTGAGACGGATCGTGGAGCAGGTTAAGGAGCTTCACGACTCTGCGACCTCCTTCGTCTCTTCTTCTTCCCACGAAGAGCTCTCCCTCCGCAAGAGATCCTCCCTCGTTGACGCTTCAATCACCCGCCTACACTCCATCCTTCTCTCCGACAAACATCATGATCCCAAGCTTCTCGAAAAG CTAGAGGAGGATCTGCAACGGGCTAGGTGCATGCTTGCAGATGGAGACACTTCCTCTTTTCTCCCCTCCAAACCTCAAG GACGCTTTGTGAGGATGTTCTTAGGGCCAGTCAATGTTCGAGCCTCGAGGAAAGATATACAGCTTAAAGTCAAAGAAGAATACAATAGCTACAGA GATAGAACAGCTCTTCTTTTCCTTGTTTTCCCTGCAATACTTTTGACCCTAAGATCTTATGTATGGGAGGGATGTCTGCCTGCATTCCCTGTTCAGCTCTACCAG GCTTGGCTTCTGTTCCTTTATGCTGGTTTGGCTATGCGAGAGAACATTTTGAGAGCCAATGGGAGCGATATCCGTTCTTG GTGGCTTTATCATCATTACTGTGCCATGGCTATGGCCCTTGTCAGTCTCACATGGGAGATCAGAGGTCAACCAAATTGCGTTCAGAAGCAG AAAGGAGTCCGTCTTTTCCTCCAGTGGGCTATGATGCAAGGTGTTGCGATGCTTCTGCAAAACAGATATCAGCGCCAAAGATTATACACTCGCATTGCACTAGGAAAG GCTAAGAGGATGGACGTTGTATGGGGAGAAACGGCTGGAGTAGACGGGCAATTATTGCTGTTGTGTCCTATTTTGTTCACTCTACAG CTTAGGGCTTTGAAGCATATGTTGGACTGCAGTTGCTCAGGACAGCACTAA